A part of Verrucomicrobium sp. genomic DNA contains:
- the trxA gene encoding thioredoxin, translated as MASEHVKTVTASEFDAAVQSAPVAIVDFWAEWCGPCKALAPLLDEIATEQGGKVKILKVNVDQEGPLAAKYNIQSIPTLYFFKNGEPQGQPQVGLLSKKALLEKIAAVA; from the coding sequence ATGGCAAGCGAACACGTCAAAACCGTTACGGCATCCGAATTCGATGCCGCCGTCCAATCCGCCCCCGTGGCCATCGTCGATTTCTGGGCCGAATGGTGCGGCCCGTGCAAGGCGCTGGCTCCCCTGCTGGACGAAATCGCCACCGAACAGGGCGGCAAAGTGAAGATCCTGAAAGTCAACGTCGACCAGGAAGGCCCCCTGGCTGCCAAGTACAACATCCAGTCGATCCCCACCCTCTATTTCTTCAAGAACGGCGAGCCTCAGGGCCAGCCGCAGGTCGGCCTCCTTTCCAAGAAGGCCCTCCTGGAAAAGATCGCCGCCGTCGCCTAA
- a CDS encoding glycoside hydrolase family 38 C-terminal domain-containing protein has product MRSPLLPFPQLLFPRLRRALNRLALGIWHDPLNLEVSRTEARRGEFPFADARRAKRKPMTLPGVWQAPGFSTTWFRVRLPAGRKARPGDHLRWEDNAEATAWADGEPLYGFDATHRQWPWPAGAREVWIESIFCQSGIWHAAAKGIGPLGSVLTQACLVQKSEEAWQAYFDLEVLTDWLEEEIRRVLPQDAENLLAGFRAWPEMDGASGSFLPDGVGTGVANRHRPDMDRLPPLLRSVFALLDEAVTAFHAGGPAALRRKLAPVYRLLREQEAAQPRVTLTGHAHIDLVWLWPEKTGEQKAVRTFATVNRLVDAYPEFYFGYSQPASYAAVQRRAPGLMRKVKRQIRGGRWEALGAMYIESDTLLACGEALLRSLTLGQEDFRRINGKPSPVLWLPDAFGFTACLPALMRLADVTGFYTNKLSWNMIHRFPHSSFVWRGADGSEVLAHVSRATGYNNPARPRNLRLEAEAHRQADRHPEFLLPSGWGDGGGGPTADIIERVRRQADLRNQPPAQWGRIDAFYRRMEAVRAALPVWQGEIYLEAHRGTYTTHGWMKEAYRRLERALQAWEAARCAGGGGPIPAHPWQRLVFAQFHDFLPGSSIHEVYEEMVPELQALEKEALREAKASLGAGKGGAGFFNPQPHPLPAQAGGKTVVVPPLGHSSSGAAAAGVTWEKSTLANGLAEARFDAKGSLRSLDRQDVAGTRLVAYRDVPYDLEAWEIDRQALDAGTPLVLDGAGKPASGPGWKGVRQRWKTAGGSTVDLFWKLRSGFSALEAELDVDWREPETLLRFEVPTPFRGQAALFGAPYGGAWRPQQPGDSRASAQWEAPASRWVLSSDDGRQQGVFLLAEAKYGFSARDGILGVSLLKSAKVTLTNAFPAAFRVPGPRRDAFSDLGKSRIRIALGVLGAHSRREAYPAALAETLFAEPLAAPAPRRAFPFPVLEGMPSVLPAWAAPIGKNRWVLRLHETMGRSGTLRVAMPAGWTIRRLEKAFPGPGDRALPGGRIEVAPFAVLGLEIRQ; this is encoded by the coding sequence ATGCGCTCCCCGCTCCTCCCGTTTCCGCAGCTCCTCTTCCCGCGCCTGCGCCGCGCGCTCAACCGCCTGGCGCTCGGCATCTGGCACGACCCGCTCAACCTGGAAGTCTCTCGCACCGAGGCGCGGCGGGGGGAGTTTCCCTTCGCCGATGCGCGGCGCGCCAAGCGGAAGCCGATGACGTTGCCCGGCGTGTGGCAGGCCCCCGGCTTTTCCACCACCTGGTTCCGCGTCCGCCTGCCCGCCGGGCGGAAGGCGCGCCCCGGCGACCACCTGCGCTGGGAGGACAACGCCGAGGCGACCGCCTGGGCCGACGGCGAGCCCCTCTACGGCTTCGACGCGACGCACCGCCAGTGGCCCTGGCCCGCGGGCGCGCGGGAGGTGTGGATCGAGAGCATCTTCTGCCAGTCCGGCATCTGGCACGCGGCGGCCAAGGGGATCGGCCCCCTCGGCTCCGTCCTCACGCAGGCCTGCCTGGTGCAAAAGAGCGAGGAGGCCTGGCAGGCCTACTTCGACCTGGAGGTCCTGACCGACTGGCTGGAGGAGGAGATCCGCCGCGTGCTGCCCCAGGACGCGGAGAACCTTCTGGCCGGCTTCCGCGCCTGGCCGGAGATGGACGGCGCCAGCGGCTCCTTCCTGCCGGACGGCGTCGGCACCGGTGTGGCCAACCGCCACCGGCCCGACATGGACCGCCTGCCGCCGCTCCTCCGCTCCGTCTTCGCCCTCCTGGACGAGGCGGTCACCGCCTTCCACGCGGGCGGCCCCGCCGCGCTGCGCCGGAAGCTGGCCCCCGTCTACCGTCTGCTGCGGGAACAGGAGGCGGCCCAGCCCCGCGTCACCCTGACCGGCCACGCCCACATCGACCTGGTCTGGCTCTGGCCGGAAAAGACCGGGGAGCAGAAGGCCGTCCGCACCTTCGCCACCGTCAACCGCCTGGTCGACGCCTACCCGGAGTTCTATTTCGGCTATTCCCAGCCCGCCAGCTACGCCGCCGTCCAGCGGCGCGCGCCGGGCCTCATGCGGAAGGTGAAGCGCCAGATCCGGGGCGGCCGCTGGGAGGCCCTGGGGGCGATGTACATCGAGTCCGACACCCTGCTGGCCTGCGGCGAGGCGCTCCTGCGCAGCCTCACCCTGGGGCAGGAAGACTTCCGCCGGATCAACGGCAAGCCCTCGCCCGTCCTCTGGCTGCCGGACGCCTTCGGCTTCACCGCGTGCCTCCCCGCGCTCATGCGGCTGGCCGACGTGACCGGCTTCTACACGAACAAGCTTTCCTGGAACATGATCCACCGCTTCCCGCACAGCAGCTTCGTCTGGCGCGGGGCGGACGGCAGCGAGGTGCTGGCCCACGTCTCCCGCGCGACCGGCTACAACAACCCCGCCCGGCCGCGCAACCTGCGGCTGGAGGCGGAGGCCCACCGCCAGGCCGACCGCCATCCCGAGTTCCTCCTCCCCAGCGGCTGGGGCGACGGCGGCGGCGGGCCGACGGCCGACATCATCGAGCGCGTCCGCCGCCAGGCCGACCTGCGCAACCAGCCCCCGGCGCAGTGGGGCCGCATCGACGCCTTCTACCGCCGGATGGAGGCGGTCCGCGCCGCGCTCCCCGTCTGGCAGGGGGAGATCTATCTGGAGGCCCACCGCGGCACCTACACCACCCACGGGTGGATGAAGGAGGCCTACCGCCGCCTGGAGCGCGCCCTGCAGGCGTGGGAGGCGGCCCGCTGCGCCGGGGGAGGGGGACCGATCCCCGCCCATCCGTGGCAGCGCCTCGTCTTCGCCCAGTTCCACGACTTTCTCCCCGGCAGCTCGATCCACGAGGTCTACGAGGAGATGGTCCCCGAGCTGCAGGCCCTCGAAAAGGAGGCCCTGCGCGAGGCGAAGGCCTCCCTAGGCGCGGGCAAGGGCGGCGCGGGCTTCTTCAATCCCCAGCCCCATCCGCTCCCGGCCCAGGCGGGGGGAAAGACCGTCGTCGTCCCGCCGCTCGGCCACTCGTCCTCCGGCGCCGCCGCCGCGGGCGTGACGTGGGAGAAAAGCACCCTGGCCAACGGCCTCGCCGAGGCCCGCTTCGACGCGAAGGGTTCCCTGCGGTCGCTCGACCGCCAGGACGTCGCCGGGACGCGCCTCGTCGCCTACCGCGACGTGCCGTACGATTTGGAAGCCTGGGAGATCGACCGCCAGGCCCTCGACGCCGGGACGCCGCTGGTCCTCGACGGCGCGGGGAAGCCCGCTTCCGGCCCCGGCTGGAAAGGCGTCCGCCAGCGGTGGAAGACGGCCGGGGGCTCCACGGTCGACCTGTTCTGGAAGCTCCGCTCCGGATTCTCCGCGCTGGAGGCGGAGCTGGACGTCGACTGGCGCGAGCCGGAAACGCTCCTGCGCTTTGAGGTGCCGACGCCCTTCCGCGGCCAGGCGGCCCTCTTCGGCGCGCCGTACGGGGGCGCCTGGCGGCCCCAGCAGCCGGGCGATTCCCGCGCCTCCGCGCAATGGGAGGCGCCCGCCAGCCGCTGGGTCCTCTCCAGCGACGACGGGCGGCAGCAGGGAGTCTTCCTCCTGGCCGAGGCGAAGTATGGTTTCTCCGCCCGGGACGGCATCCTGGGAGTCAGCCTTCTCAAGTCGGCCAAGGTCACTCTTACCAACGCCTTCCCGGCCGCCTTCCGCGTGCCGGGGCCGCGCCGGGACGCCTTTTCCGACCTGGGCAAGTCCCGCATCCGGATCGCTCTGGGCGTCCTGGGGGCGCATTCCCGGCGGGAAGCCTACCCCGCCGCCCTGGCGGAGACGCTCTTTGCCGAGCCCCTGGCCGCGCCCGCGCCCCGGCGGGCCTTCCCGTTCCCGGTACTGGAGGGGATGCCCTCCGTGCTGCCCGCATGGGCCGCGCCGATCGGAAAAAACCGCTGGGTCCTTCGCCTTCACGAGACGATGGGGCGGAGCGGTACACTGCGCGTGGCCATGCCTGCGGGCTGGACGATCCGCCGTCTGGAAAAGGCATTCCCCGGCCCGGGAGACCGGGCGCTGCCGGGCGGACGGATCGAGGTGGCCCCCTTCGCTGTCCTGGGGCTGGAAATCCGCCAATAA
- the treY gene encoding malto-oligosyltrehalose synthase gives MALKTASHLPTATYRFQLHKDFPFKALQALIPYLDDLGVSDCYLSPITRAVPGSLHGYDVSDAAVLNPELGGEEGFRSLAADLKERDMGCLVDFVPNHMGIASAVNRWWFDVLENGRQSRYAHYFDIEWYPRHQQLRERVLVPMLGDYYGRLLENGELRLTYAEGSFAVAYGEGPRFPVRPEHVPQILTALETAAQPALENAAQERLHHARSLFQILPQPADREAPAPQEFEERERLLLLAKEALAALLEGEPALAAALEEVLRDYNGRPGDARSFDRLHALLDDQNYRLAFWKTGAHETNYRRFFAIDTLVGLRVEEMEVMRATHALLASLIAEGLVRGVRLDHIDGLWNPTQYLQDFQALCTPPGGGPLYALVEKILAPGETLPSVWPIHGATGYEFIPQLADVLVDGSAAPHLTETYERFTGITATAADTVYEKKRFVLEELFANAIGNLAIGLDRIIEYDRRWRDLTMHDLRVAVRETMACLSVYRTYRQPGFPSGPADGKVLREACEEAKRRNRCLDPLPFDFVHEVLRGAYHEDPLAGLRKQTTDDWTLKFQQATGAVMAKSVEDTSFYVYVRFFGLNEVGGEIGRLGAGTVEEFHAANARRLAEEPQGMLTTSTHDTKVSEDVRARLYALSERPGRWREILGAWSAHNRPFKTVVDGRLAPDANEEYLLYQVLLGAWAPGAEEADADFVSRMKGYMRKAVSEAKVNTNWVYPNEAWLAAVENFVERILAPAGRFLPLFLPEARLLAEHGMVNSLAQTTLKLAAPGMPDIYQGNEVWDFSLVDPDNRRPIDFAARQALLSGLAGRTPEDLLSGWQDGGIKLHLTRTLLQLRRRFPALFQQGEYRPVLAEGPLAEHVVAFTRAWEGKTLTVAVPRLPGNVGLPPVGEKWRETRLLWEETDGVELFTGRPVRGGRLSEWLAAFPCAAVLGGI, from the coding sequence ATGGCCTTAAAGACCGCCTCCCACCTCCCCACCGCGACTTACCGATTCCAGCTTCACAAGGACTTCCCGTTCAAGGCCCTGCAGGCGCTCATTCCGTATCTGGACGATCTGGGCGTCTCCGATTGCTATCTCTCCCCGATCACCCGGGCCGTTCCCGGCAGCCTTCACGGCTACGATGTGAGCGACGCCGCCGTTCTTAACCCGGAGTTGGGGGGCGAGGAGGGTTTCCGCTCTCTGGCCGCGGACTTGAAGGAACGAGACATGGGCTGTCTGGTCGATTTCGTCCCGAACCACATGGGCATCGCCAGCGCGGTGAACCGCTGGTGGTTTGACGTGTTGGAGAACGGCCGCCAGAGCCGCTATGCCCATTATTTCGACATCGAGTGGTATCCCCGCCACCAGCAATTGCGGGAGCGGGTCCTGGTGCCGATGCTGGGGGACTACTACGGGCGGCTGCTGGAAAACGGTGAGCTGCGCCTCACTTACGCGGAGGGGAGCTTTGCCGTCGCCTATGGGGAGGGGCCGCGCTTTCCCGTCCGGCCGGAGCACGTCCCGCAAATTCTGACGGCTCTGGAAACCGCCGCCCAACCCGCGCTGGAAAACGCGGCCCAGGAGCGGCTCCACCACGCGCGGAGCCTCTTCCAAATCCTCCCCCAGCCCGCCGACCGGGAGGCGCCCGCCCCGCAGGAGTTCGAGGAGCGGGAGCGGCTCCTCCTGCTGGCGAAGGAGGCCCTGGCCGCCCTGCTGGAAGGGGAGCCGGCCCTGGCCGCCGCGCTGGAGGAGGTGCTGCGGGACTACAATGGCCGCCCAGGCGACGCGCGGAGCTTTGACCGGCTCCACGCGCTCCTGGACGACCAGAACTACCGCTTGGCCTTCTGGAAGACCGGAGCGCACGAGACGAATTACCGCCGCTTCTTCGCCATCGACACCCTCGTCGGCCTGCGCGTGGAGGAGATGGAGGTCATGCGCGCGACGCACGCGCTCCTGGCCTCCCTCATCGCGGAGGGGCTGGTACGGGGCGTCCGCCTGGACCACATCGACGGGCTTTGGAATCCCACCCAATACCTTCAGGACTTCCAGGCTCTCTGCACGCCGCCGGGCGGCGGCCCTCTCTACGCGCTGGTTGAAAAGATCCTGGCTCCGGGAGAGACACTCCCCTCCGTCTGGCCGATCCACGGGGCGACGGGCTACGAGTTCATCCCGCAGCTGGCCGACGTCCTGGTGGACGGCTCCGCCGCGCCCCACCTCACGGAGACCTACGAGCGCTTCACCGGGATCACGGCCACCGCGGCGGACACGGTTTACGAGAAGAAGCGCTTCGTCCTGGAGGAACTCTTCGCCAACGCCATCGGCAACCTGGCCATCGGTCTGGACCGCATCATCGAATACGACCGCCGCTGGCGCGACCTGACGATGCACGACTTGCGCGTGGCCGTGCGGGAGACGATGGCCTGCCTTTCCGTCTACCGCACCTACCGGCAGCCGGGGTTTCCCTCCGGCCCCGCCGACGGGAAGGTGCTGCGCGAGGCCTGCGAGGAGGCCAAGCGGCGCAACCGCTGCCTGGATCCCCTTCCCTTCGACTTCGTCCACGAGGTGCTGCGCGGCGCCTATCACGAGGACCCGCTGGCCGGCCTGCGCAAGCAGACGACGGACGACTGGACGCTGAAGTTCCAGCAAGCCACCGGCGCGGTGATGGCGAAATCGGTGGAGGACACTTCCTTTTACGTCTACGTCCGCTTCTTCGGCCTGAACGAGGTGGGCGGGGAGATCGGCCGCCTGGGCGCGGGCACGGTGGAGGAATTCCACGCCGCCAACGCGCGGCGGCTGGCGGAGGAGCCCCAGGGAATGCTCACCACCTCCACCCACGACACGAAGGTGAGCGAGGACGTCCGCGCCCGCCTCTACGCCCTTTCCGAGCGGCCCGGGCGGTGGCGGGAAATTTTGGGGGCCTGGTCGGCCCACAACCGGCCTTTCAAGACCGTCGTCGACGGGCGGCTGGCTCCCGACGCGAACGAGGAATACCTCCTCTACCAAGTCCTCCTGGGCGCGTGGGCGCCAGGGGCGGAAGAGGCGGACGCGGACTTCGTCTCCCGCATGAAAGGCTACATGCGGAAGGCGGTGTCCGAGGCGAAGGTGAACACGAACTGGGTCTACCCGAACGAGGCGTGGCTCGCCGCCGTGGAAAACTTCGTCGAGCGCATCCTGGCCCCCGCCGGGCGCTTCCTCCCCCTCTTCCTGCCGGAAGCCCGCCTTTTGGCGGAGCACGGCATGGTCAACTCCCTGGCTCAGACCACGCTGAAGCTGGCCGCCCCCGGCATGCCCGATATCTACCAGGGAAACGAGGTGTGGGACTTCAGCCTCGTCGACCCCGACAACCGCCGCCCCATCGACTTCGCCGCGCGGCAGGCCCTCCTCTCCGGCCTGGCGGGGCGGACGCCGGAGGACCTCCTGTCCGGCTGGCAGGACGGCGGCATCAAGCTCCACCTGACGCGCACGCTCCTGCAACTGCGGCGGCGCTTCCCCGCGCTGTTCCAGCAGGGGGAATACCGCCCCGTCCTCGCGGAAGGGCCGCTGGCGGAACACGTCGTCGCCTTCACCCGCGCGTGGGAGGGAAAGACCCTCACCGTCGCCGTCCCCCGCCTGCCGGGGAACGTCGGCCTGCCGCCCGTGGGCGAAAAATGGAGGGAAACGCGGCTCCTCTGGGAAGAAACGGACGGAGTGGAACTCTTCACCGGCCGGCCGGTGCGGGGAGGCCGCCTTTCCGAATGGCTGGCCGCGTTTCCCTGCGCCGCCGTTCTGGGCGGCATCTAA
- a CDS encoding sialate O-acetylesterase — translation MKQLLRIAAAVLLLAASPAWAALRLPALFADHMVLQAGAPAAVWGWADPGAEVTVTFSGQEPVHAAAGSDGRWKAALPALDAGARGTLAVESKGTKKEIADVLAGQVWLCSGQSNMEYNVDAPASRYAPREKEVDGNVALAHKEAAPLEGAIRYFQVTRFGADAPQDDVKGSWIVVTPENVGECSAVAWNFALRVHDALRQPVGLILSTWGGTPVQSWLPREALDATSVAADIWKHHAELIAQFPAAKKKYDADLAAWKAANPTPELQAENKRKMPRMPYYATCSLAPVRLYNGMIHGLAPYTLSGFLWYQGEADGKNPTQYAEQIRALVNAWRKDWEAELPFFYVELAGCGNPPQKPAEGGTAYIREAQAGVLQLPKTGVAIAVDLGLPKNIHPPFKKEVGNRLAGLALEKVYGQRVGGVDSPQFEGFAVEGNSVRLKFTHAEGLRAKDGGPLKGFALRGAHGDWVWGDARIDGQDIVVSSPSVSAPAAVRYGWASYPTLSVENAAGLPLRPFRTDPETPDAPAPVPIGTPVK, via the coding sequence ATGAAGCAGCTCCTTCGGATCGCCGCCGCCGTCCTGCTCCTGGCCGCCTCTCCGGCCTGGGCCGCCCTCCGCCTTCCCGCGCTGTTTGCCGACCATATGGTCCTCCAGGCGGGTGCGCCCGCCGCCGTCTGGGGCTGGGCCGATCCGGGTGCGGAGGTCACCGTGACCTTCTCCGGCCAGGAGCCCGTCCACGCCGCGGCCGGTTCCGACGGGCGTTGGAAGGCGGCGCTGCCCGCCTTGGACGCGGGCGCGCGGGGGACGCTCGCCGTCGAGTCGAAGGGGACAAAGAAGGAGATCGCCGACGTCCTCGCCGGCCAAGTCTGGCTTTGCTCCGGCCAGTCGAACATGGAATACAACGTCGACGCCCCCGCCAGCCGTTACGCGCCGCGGGAGAAGGAGGTCGACGGCAACGTCGCCCTCGCGCACAAGGAAGCCGCGCCGCTGGAGGGAGCCATCCGCTACTTCCAGGTCACCCGCTTCGGCGCCGACGCGCCGCAGGACGACGTGAAGGGGAGCTGGATCGTCGTCACCCCGGAGAACGTCGGCGAGTGCTCCGCGGTGGCCTGGAACTTCGCCCTGCGGGTGCACGACGCGCTGCGGCAGCCCGTCGGCCTCATCCTCTCCACCTGGGGCGGCACGCCGGTCCAGTCCTGGCTCCCGCGCGAGGCGCTCGACGCCACCTCCGTCGCCGCCGACATCTGGAAGCACCACGCGGAGCTGATCGCCCAGTTCCCCGCGGCCAAAAAGAAGTACGACGCCGATCTGGCCGCCTGGAAGGCCGCCAACCCGACGCCGGAACTCCAGGCCGAAAACAAGCGGAAGATGCCGCGTATGCCCTACTACGCCACATGCAGCCTGGCCCCCGTCCGCCTCTACAACGGCATGATCCACGGCCTGGCGCCCTACACCTTGAGCGGCTTCCTGTGGTACCAAGGGGAGGCCGACGGCAAGAATCCCACCCAGTACGCCGAGCAGATCCGCGCCCTGGTGAACGCCTGGCGGAAGGACTGGGAGGCGGAGCTGCCCTTCTTCTACGTCGAGCTGGCGGGCTGCGGCAACCCGCCGCAGAAGCCCGCCGAGGGAGGCACCGCCTACATCCGCGAGGCGCAGGCGGGCGTCCTCCAGCTGCCGAAGACCGGCGTCGCCATCGCCGTCGACCTGGGCCTGCCGAAGAACATCCACCCGCCGTTCAAGAAAGAGGTCGGCAACCGCCTGGCGGGCCTGGCCCTGGAGAAAGTCTACGGCCAGCGGGTGGGCGGGGTGGACAGCCCGCAGTTCGAGGGCTTCGCCGTGGAGGGGAACTCCGTCCGTCTCAAGTTCACCCACGCCGAGGGGCTCCGCGCGAAGGACGGCGGCCCGCTCAAGGGCTTCGCCCTCCGCGGCGCGCACGGGGACTGGGTCTGGGGCGACGCGCGGATCGACGGCCAGGACATCGTCGTCTCCAGCCCCTCCGTCTCCGCGCCCGCGGCGGTCCGCTACGGCTGGGCCTCCTATCCCACGCTTTCCGTGGAGAACGCGGCGGGCTTGCCGCTGCGCCCCTTCCGCACCGACCCCGAAACTCCCGACGCTCCCGCTCCCGTCCCCATCGGCACTCCCGTCAAATAA
- a CDS encoding sodium/solute symporter (Members of the Solute:Sodium Symporter (SSS), TC 2.A.21 as described in tcdb.org, catalyze solute:Na+ symport. Known solutes for members of the family include sugars, amino acids, nucleosides, inositols, vitamins, urea or anions, depending on the system.) encodes MVAIGLYISRKVKTSEDYFLAKRSLPGWLVGISIFATTISCLSFTAIPAFTFKHDYLWVSSSCVYIFVAVFAMYFIMPFFRKVQTPSGYEYLERRFGTWARVYLALGYVVMNSFRMGIILYAIALTFETATGIRLPWIVVVLGVTAAVYAISGGLEAVIWTDLFQSGILLVGAVVCIGAALHGVPGGFSHVAATAYHGGKMSLGSMDLSLTERTFWTIVITSIFSMSSASTTAQDAIQRYRAPESEKEARIALGVSAFTMVPVWLLFSFLGTVLWAFYQAFPDPHVQAMAQANPEKIVPYFIFTQLPSGLGGIVLAGMLMASVSAINGSLNACAATATSDFYERFIAPGRPPRHYLSAGRWISCLFGAGMIGMALLVYWFRQSTLQDLQALMIMIITAGSFGLFMIGFLSRRVDNFSAAWATGLTVAGVSLWVFLQSDWARLRWPGLSPYLPNLFWLSVFSNVSLFALAWLIARLFNRRCRHSLTDLTIFTLRKEDAGH; translated from the coding sequence ATGGTGGCAATTGGTCTCTATATCTCGCGCAAGGTGAAGACCTCGGAAGACTACTTCCTGGCCAAGCGGAGCCTGCCGGGCTGGCTCGTCGGCATCTCGATCTTCGCCACCACGATCAGCTGCCTTTCCTTCACCGCGATCCCGGCCTTCACGTTCAAGCACGACTACCTGTGGGTCTCCTCCAGCTGCGTCTACATCTTCGTGGCGGTCTTCGCCATGTACTTCATCATGCCGTTTTTTCGGAAGGTGCAGACGCCGAGCGGCTACGAATATCTGGAGCGGCGCTTCGGCACGTGGGCCCGCGTTTACCTGGCGCTGGGCTACGTCGTGATGAACAGCTTCCGCATGGGGATCATCCTCTACGCCATCGCGCTCACCTTCGAGACAGCCACCGGCATCCGCCTGCCGTGGATCGTCGTCGTCCTGGGCGTCACGGCGGCGGTCTACGCCATCTCCGGCGGCCTGGAGGCGGTCATCTGGACCGACCTTTTCCAGAGCGGCATCCTCCTGGTGGGCGCGGTCGTCTGCATCGGCGCGGCGCTCCACGGCGTGCCGGGCGGCTTCTCCCACGTCGCCGCGACGGCCTACCACGGCGGGAAGATGTCCCTCGGCAGCATGGACCTGAGCCTGACGGAGCGGACGTTCTGGACGATCGTCATCACCAGCATCTTCTCCATGAGCTCGGCCTCCACCACCGCGCAGGACGCCATCCAGCGCTACCGCGCGCCGGAGTCGGAGAAGGAGGCCCGCATCGCCCTGGGGGTGAGCGCCTTCACCATGGTGCCGGTGTGGCTCCTCTTCAGCTTCCTGGGCACGGTCCTCTGGGCCTTCTACCAGGCCTTCCCCGATCCCCACGTGCAGGCGATGGCGCAGGCCAACCCGGAGAAGATCGTCCCCTACTTCATCTTCACCCAGCTCCCCTCCGGCCTGGGCGGCATCGTCCTGGCGGGGATGCTCATGGCCTCCGTCAGCGCCATCAACGGCAGCCTCAACGCCTGCGCCGCCACGGCGACGAGCGATTTCTACGAGCGCTTCATCGCCCCGGGCCGGCCCCCCCGCCACTATCTGAGCGCGGGGCGCTGGATCTCCTGCCTCTTCGGCGCGGGGATGATCGGCATGGCGCTGCTGGTCTACTGGTTCCGCCAGTCAACTCTCCAGGACCTCCAGGCCCTCATGATCATGATCATCACCGCAGGGTCGTTCGGCCTCTTCATGATCGGCTTCCTCAGCCGCCGGGTGGACAACTTCTCCGCCGCCTGGGCCACCGGCCTTACCGTGGCGGGAGTCAGCCTGTGGGTCTTCCTGCAGAGCGATTGGGCCCGCCTGCGCTGGCCGGGGCTATCTCCTTACCTGCCGAATCTCTTCTGGCTCTCCGTCTTCTCGAACGTCTCCCTCTTCGCGCTGGCCTGGCTCATCGCGCGGCTCTTCAACCGCCGCTGCCGGCACAGCCTGACCGACCTCACCATCTTCACCCTGCGGAAAGAAGACGCGGGGCATTGA